One window from the genome of Glycine soja cultivar W05 chromosome 12, ASM419377v2, whole genome shotgun sequence encodes:
- the LOC114379756 gene encoding uncharacterized protein LOC114379756 isoform X2 yields the protein MGGGGAMRSAAAKIAGIGISKAALRPSALPTEQAVHNASRPTSVVGVKGAKSTEVAPLHAAAPWDDWDLADDGDLVVPRMVFGSVPTFAEAKEATAELKDAIDQVYLSPESSQYSSRGGQVSALSPTGGQVSALSPTLYEPVNRSCVVDAISDSSAPKHAIQAFHLLSTSREAQAVVASLACDPNVWNAVMENPAVSSFFQSQQSVVLQWLILEQQEILRNWISSQVVLLKQLNPLKNWECQLSLTREMGFSISWIFYRM from the exons ATGGGCGGAGGAGGAGCAATGAGGTCGGCGGCGGCGAAGATCGCCGGCATCGGCATTTCCAAGGCGGCGCTCCGTCCTTCGGCGCTCCCGACGGAGCAGGCGGTCCACAACGCGTCGAGACCGACATCGGTTGTCGGAGTGAAGGGGGCGAAATCCACTGAGGTTGCGCCGCTTCACGCGGCAGCGCCGTGGGACGACTGGGACTTGGCCGACGACGGTGATTTGGTCGTGCCGAGGATGGTGTTCGGCTCTGTCCCCACTTTCGCTGAAGCTAAGGAAGCCACCGCAGAATTGAAGGATGCTATTGATCA AGTATATCTTTCTCCTGAGTCCTCTCAATATTCATCTCGTGGTGGTCAAGTCTCTGCTTTGTCTCCTACTGGTGGTCAAGTCTCTGCTTTGTCTCCTACTCTTTATGAGCCAGTGAACAGATCTTGTGTAGTTGATGCTATTTCAGATTCTTCAGCGCCAAAGCATGCCATTCAGGCTTTTCATTTGCTTAGCACAAGTCGTGAGGCCCAG GCTGTTGTGGCTTCACTTGCTTGTGACCCAAATGTATGGAATGCAGTCATGGAAAATCCTGCTGTCAGTAGTTTCTTCCAATCACAACAGTCAG TTGTGCTGCAGTGGCTGATCTTGGAGCAGCAGGAAATACTGAGGAATTGGATAAGTTCTCAAGTTGTACTTCTGAAACAGTTGAATCCCCTGAAAAATTGGGAGTGTCAGCTGAGTCTCACCCGGGAAATGGGATTTTCGATTTCATGGATCTTCTACAGAATGTAA
- the LOC114379756 gene encoding uncharacterized protein LOC114379756 isoform X1, with amino-acid sequence MGGGGAMRSAAAKIAGIGISKAALRPSALPTEQAVHNASRPTSVVGVKGAKSTEVAPLHAAAPWDDWDLADDGDLVVPRMVFGSVPTFAEAKEATAELKDAIDQVYLSPESSQYSSRGGQVSALSPTGGQVSALSPTLYEPVNRSCVVDAISDSSAPKHAIQAFHLLSTSREAQAVVASLACDPNVWNAVMENPAVSSFFQSQQSVADLGAAGNTEELDKFSSCTSETVESPEKLGVSAESHPGNGIFDFMDLLQNVKLTVIELVSRVSGFLQNIFPPPDAMKEKMSGDVDGNTKASFMDSKISMGGTFTGLAIIVIMVIVTKRA; translated from the exons ATGGGCGGAGGAGGAGCAATGAGGTCGGCGGCGGCGAAGATCGCCGGCATCGGCATTTCCAAGGCGGCGCTCCGTCCTTCGGCGCTCCCGACGGAGCAGGCGGTCCACAACGCGTCGAGACCGACATCGGTTGTCGGAGTGAAGGGGGCGAAATCCACTGAGGTTGCGCCGCTTCACGCGGCAGCGCCGTGGGACGACTGGGACTTGGCCGACGACGGTGATTTGGTCGTGCCGAGGATGGTGTTCGGCTCTGTCCCCACTTTCGCTGAAGCTAAGGAAGCCACCGCAGAATTGAAGGATGCTATTGATCA AGTATATCTTTCTCCTGAGTCCTCTCAATATTCATCTCGTGGTGGTCAAGTCTCTGCTTTGTCTCCTACTGGTGGTCAAGTCTCTGCTTTGTCTCCTACTCTTTATGAGCCAGTGAACAGATCTTGTGTAGTTGATGCTATTTCAGATTCTTCAGCGCCAAAGCATGCCATTCAGGCTTTTCATTTGCTTAGCACAAGTCGTGAGGCCCAG GCTGTTGTGGCTTCACTTGCTTGTGACCCAAATGTATGGAATGCAGTCATGGAAAATCCTGCTGTCAGTAGTTTCTTCCAATCACAACAGTCAG TGGCTGATCTTGGAGCAGCAGGAAATACTGAGGAATTGGATAAGTTCTCAAGTTGTACTTCTGAAACAGTTGAATCCCCTGAAAAATTGGGAGTGTCAGCTGAGTCTCACCCGGGAAATGGGATTTTCGATTTCATGGATCTTCTACAGAATGTAAAGCTAACCGTTATTGAATTGGTAAGTAGGGTGTCTGGTTTCCTTCAGAACATATTCCCACCACCTGATGCTATGAAAGAGAAGATGTCTGGTGATGTTGATGGGAACACTAAAGCAAGTTTCATGGATAGTAAAATTAGCATGGGAGGAACCTTCACAGGTTTGGCAATAATAGTGATAATGGTGATAGTGacaaagagagcttaa
- the LOC114379757 gene encoding 2-C-methyl-D-erythritol 2,4-cyclodiphosphate synthase, chloroplastic-like, which translates to MKVPYFKPKPTSQTQILLSLRLRPVSISVSATSTPTPSSIQVDKSPVSATPSKLLPFRIGHGFDLHRLEPGYPLIIGGINIPHNRGCEAHFDGDVLLHCVVDAILGALGLPDIGQIFPDSDPKWKGCASSVFIHEFVSNICLPFSSLSISHTTFGYFYCTIVDFNSIPVFNG; encoded by the coding sequence ATGAAAGTTCCATATTTTAAACCAAAACCAACAAGTCAAACCCAAATTCTCCTCTCTCTCCGTCTCAGACCCGTCTCAATCTCAGTCTCAGCCACTTCAACCCCAACCCCCTCCTCCATCCAAGTCGACAAATCCCCGGTCTCCGCCACTCCCTCCAAGCTTCTTCCCTTTCGGATTGGTCACGGCTTTGACCTCCACCGTTTGGAACCCGGTTATCCCCTAATCATCGGTGGAATCAACATTCCCCACAATAGAGGTTGCGAGGCTCATTTCGATGGTGATGTTCTGCTTCACTGCGTTGTTGATGCGATTCTAGGGGCACTAGGTCTTCCTGATATTGGCCAGATTTTCCCCGATTCTGATCCTAAGTGGAAGGGTTGTGCCTCTTCCGTCTTCATCCATGAATTTGTCAGTAATATCTGCctccctttttcttctctaTCCATATCTCATACTACTTTTGGCTATTTCTATTGTACTATTGTTGATTTTAATTCGATCCCTGTCTTCAATGGATAA